Genomic segment of Nitrospirota bacterium:
CGAGTTACGAGGGGGAACTGACGTGGCTCTCCGAGGGGCGCGAACATCGAGCGACCTTTGAAGATGGACTCACGTTCGAGTTGCAGCGGGAACGGCTTAAGACTGCGCTGTTGCAAGACAGTTGGCTGGGCCCGGTGATTACGGATGCCCATGCCGAGTTACGCCGCCTTCGCAAGCAAGAACAGCCCGATGCCGGCGGCCTCATTGTCACGATGAATCAGGATCATGCCAGGCAGGTCGCAGAACTCGTGGGTCGAATTACAGGCAGCCGCGCCCATGTCGCGATATCGGACGACCCATCGGCCTCGAAGACGATCGAGGCCTTCTCGCAGCATAAGACCCAGCAATGGCTTGTGGCGGTGAATATGGTGAGCGAAGGCGTCGATATTCCGAGGCTCCGCGTCGGTGTCTACGCCACGAACGTGCTGACCGAAATGTATTTCCGTCAGGTCGTCGGACGCTTCGTCCGGATGCAGGAGGGGTTACCGAAGCCGCAGCGGGCCTGGCTCTACCTGCCGAAGGATGCGACGCTGGTCCACTATGCCAAACGGATCAAGGCAGAACGCGACCATGTCCTGGAAGAGATCATGCCCTCCGTGCAGCGCACACTTTTCGGGACAGCTGCCACATCGCTGAAAGAATACATCCCCCTCCATGGGATCGCCAGGATGGATACGTTGATCGGAGGGGATGAGGGAGAGCCGGCCCTTGACGGTAAAGGGTTCGTCGAGCCGCCGGTGGCGCTGCATGACAGAAAAAACGAACTGCGAGACCAGCATCGTTCCCTTGTCGGCTCGGTGTCTCGAAAGACCGGCGTCGATCATCGACAACTGAATGCGGAACTCATCAAGCGGACAGGCGGGCGGGTCGAACAAGCGACCGTCGCGCAACTGGCCCGCCGTATTGCGCTGCTGGAAAAGTGGCGGGATTCTGGTTTTGACGGAGGCCGAGCGCGAGTCTAACCTGTCTCGATAGATATGCGCAGGCTGCAGGCCTTTCCGCGTGAAGCACAAGCGATACGAGACAGGCGCGACGTGGACAGATTGGACTTCTGTCTCGTCGCGCCCTCCCGCCAATCTCGCTCGGCTATCCCGCT
This window contains:
- a CDS encoding DEAD/DEAH box helicase family protein, producing MTLSPWTAKLREWQARAVSSVLTHTRPDFLATATPAAGKTRFALRIAHQYLADRVATRVLVICPTNHLRTQWATAAGLVGIQLDPALTNEQGIEARDYHGAVVTYQQVCLAPGVFQRACRNRPTLLIFDELHHAGEGKDWGNALRESFDDAVFRLALSGTPFRSDNNPIPYVRYEQGESQADFTYGYAEAIRESVCRPILFPSYEGELTWLSEGREHRATFEDGLTFELQRERLKTALLQDSWLGPVITDAHAELRRLRKQEQPDAGGLIVTMNQDHARQVAELVGRITGSRAHVAISDDPSASKTIEAFSQHKTQQWLVAVNMVSEGVDIPRLRVGVYATNVLTEMYFRQVVGRFVRMQEGLPKPQRAWLYLPKDATLVHYAKRIKAERDHVLEEIMPSVQRTLFGTAATSLKEYIPLHGIARMDTLIGGDEGEPALDGKGFVEPPVALHDRKNELRDQHRSLVGSVSRKTGVDHRQLNAELIKRTGGRVEQATVAQLARRIALLEKWRDSGFDGGRARV